A single genomic interval of Leptospira sp. WS60.C2 harbors:
- a CDS encoding efflux RND transporter permease subunit, translating into MSIASFSIKRPIFISSLVIIMVITGYISLKRIGVDLFPDINIPFVVVSTVYPGAGPEEIETSISKPLEEELSSISGLKRITSRNQEGISLVFAEFNLTTDIKYAEQQVRDKTARVKPLFPEASKEPLVQRFDPSDQPIMRISLFADLPEGELYDLAKEKIKTKLEQVNNVGAVKIIGGARREIHIELDRNKINSYQIPAIAIGNQIKNSGVNIPAGKVEGGEKETSFRTVAKYESLSQIENTVVSFGGEFGRGVLVKDLSQVKDTLQDRQTLGLLYAPIKTEEHEEPSVIGKLLFKYEPPKKERVQKKALFLDVYKQSGANTVEVADGILAKINTINDQIKNMKGTPKVILIRDGSRWIRANIEDVTLAIILGIFLAVLVVYLFLGNVRSTIITGMALPNSMLGAFIIMYAMGFTMNVMTLLALSLAVGLLVDDAIVVRENIFRKLEEGESVIVAARKGTEEVTLAVIGTSLTVIAVFLPIGFLSGIVGQFFKQFGLTVVFAMIISLFDGLTVAPMLSAYFAGKNDIHKEKNIVLRYFDKFQDFLDRMYGIIMKFALKKPWAVILLTFLTLVTSIFSLAFVKKTFLPANDQGEFMVNVEMAPGTSLNGTSEIVQQIQGEIIKNVPELELLATVIGNSDGESNIATIGVSLLPSEYRKRTTADVKDQIREFLKAYPQARPKVNDYSAIGGGVQYPFNLNLKGENLKDLETYSFKVMEELRKIPDLTDVDTTYRTGKPEFQIVPDRAKMQTVGVVAGVMGAELRYHIEGGEVAKYLENGIEYDVRLRLKEEQRNLRKSFYETRVPNIQNKLIPLNAIADGKESTSPARIIREDRSRVVPINANLAPGGAIASASESAVKILKEKLPPPPGITYSFVGQSEDFKELLQNIILAFGMALIFIYLVLASLYESFITPITILFAIPPAISGAFFALALTGEMLNLFSMIGLILLMGLVAKNSILLVDHAMLAMREHGMKRDEAIFDAGAKRLRPILMTSLAMIAGTLPIALGIGEASKSRTAMGIAIIGGLILSTLITLIVVPAVFGYIDRLREKIEGAFRPEYEIRPEDLED; encoded by the coding sequence ATGAGTATTGCCTCTTTTTCCATCAAACGTCCCATTTTTATCTCCTCTCTTGTGATCATCATGGTGATCACAGGTTACATTTCACTGAAACGAATAGGTGTGGATCTATTCCCTGACATCAACATCCCATTTGTGGTTGTGTCCACAGTGTACCCTGGAGCAGGCCCAGAAGAAATTGAAACTTCGATCTCCAAACCTCTGGAAGAGGAACTCAGTTCCATCTCTGGACTCAAACGAATCACTTCCAGAAACCAGGAAGGAATCTCTCTTGTTTTTGCTGAGTTTAACTTAACAACCGACATCAAATATGCGGAACAACAAGTCCGTGATAAAACAGCACGAGTCAAACCTCTTTTCCCAGAAGCATCGAAAGAACCTCTGGTTCAAAGATTTGATCCATCCGACCAACCCATCATGCGAATTTCCTTATTTGCTGATTTACCAGAAGGGGAGTTGTATGATTTGGCTAAGGAAAAAATCAAAACCAAATTAGAACAAGTGAACAACGTTGGTGCAGTAAAAATCATCGGTGGGGCTCGTCGTGAGATCCATATCGAACTCGATCGAAATAAAATTAATTCTTATCAAATCCCAGCCATTGCGATTGGAAACCAAATCAAAAATTCCGGAGTGAACATCCCAGCTGGAAAAGTAGAAGGTGGGGAAAAGGAAACTTCCTTTCGTACTGTGGCTAAGTACGAATCATTATCTCAAATCGAAAATACCGTAGTCTCTTTTGGAGGGGAATTTGGTAGGGGAGTCCTTGTAAAAGACTTAAGTCAAGTGAAAGATACCTTGCAAGACCGCCAAACACTTGGTTTGTTATACGCCCCTATCAAAACTGAAGAACATGAAGAACCATCTGTCATTGGGAAATTATTATTCAAATACGAACCTCCTAAAAAGGAACGAGTGCAAAAAAAGGCACTTTTCCTAGATGTTTACAAACAATCTGGAGCGAACACGGTTGAGGTTGCGGATGGGATTTTAGCTAAAATCAATACGATCAATGACCAAATCAAAAATATGAAGGGTACCCCGAAAGTCATCCTCATTCGAGATGGTTCCAGATGGATCCGTGCTAACATTGAAGATGTAACTCTTGCAATTATTTTGGGGATTTTCCTCGCAGTTTTGGTTGTGTATCTTTTCCTAGGAAATGTTCGTTCTACCATCATCACAGGTATGGCTCTTCCTAACTCGATGTTAGGTGCTTTTATCATCATGTATGCAATGGGATTTACCATGAACGTGATGACACTGCTTGCCTTATCGCTTGCCGTCGGACTCCTCGTGGATGATGCGATTGTGGTTCGGGAAAATATTTTCCGTAAACTCGAAGAAGGGGAATCTGTCATTGTCGCTGCAAGGAAAGGAACAGAAGAGGTAACACTCGCTGTCATAGGAACATCTCTCACTGTCATTGCTGTGTTTTTACCGATTGGATTTTTGTCAGGGATCGTTGGCCAGTTCTTTAAACAGTTTGGTCTGACCGTTGTATTTGCGATGATCATCTCTCTCTTTGATGGACTTACCGTAGCACCCATGTTATCTGCCTATTTTGCTGGGAAAAACGATATCCACAAAGAAAAAAATATCGTACTTCGCTATTTCGATAAGTTCCAAGATTTTTTGGACAGAATGTACGGAATTATCATGAAGTTTGCCTTAAAGAAACCTTGGGCAGTGATCCTTCTTACCTTCCTAACTTTGGTTACGAGTATTTTCTCTCTTGCCTTTGTGAAAAAAACCTTTCTACCTGCCAATGACCAAGGGGAATTTATGGTCAACGTAGAGATGGCACCTGGAACTTCTTTGAATGGTACCTCTGAAATTGTACAACAAATCCAAGGTGAGATCATCAAAAATGTTCCCGAATTAGAACTTTTGGCGACAGTGATTGGAAATTCGGACGGTGAATCCAATATCGCTACGATTGGTGTGTCTTTACTCCCTTCCGAATACAGAAAGCGTACAACCGCCGATGTAAAAGATCAAATCCGTGAATTTTTAAAGGCATATCCACAAGCAAGACCAAAGGTAAACGATTACTCTGCAATTGGTGGAGGAGTGCAATATCCATTTAACCTTAATCTCAAAGGTGAAAATCTAAAAGATCTAGAAACGTATTCGTTTAAGGTGATGGAAGAACTTCGAAAGATTCCAGATCTTACCGATGTGGACACAACGTACAGAACAGGAAAACCAGAATTCCAAATTGTACCAGACCGTGCCAAAATGCAAACGGTGGGTGTGGTGGCAGGGGTGATGGGGGCCGAACTTCGTTATCATATTGAAGGTGGCGAAGTTGCTAAATACTTAGAAAATGGAATCGAGTATGATGTGAGGCTTCGTTTGAAGGAAGAACAACGAAACCTTCGTAAGTCATTTTACGAAACACGAGTACCAAATATCCAAAACAAACTCATCCCTCTCAATGCGATTGCAGATGGAAAAGAAAGTACATCTCCTGCAAGGATCATCCGAGAAGATCGTTCCCGTGTGGTTCCCATCAATGCAAACTTGGCACCAGGTGGTGCGATTGCATCAGCTTCTGAATCAGCTGTTAAAATCTTAAAAGAAAAATTGCCTCCGCCTCCAGGGATTACGTATTCTTTTGTAGGACAATCCGAAGACTTTAAAGAGTTATTACAAAACATCATTTTAGCTTTCGGGATGGCTCTCATCTTCATCTATCTTGTGTTAGCCTCTCTTTATGAGTCTTTTATCACGCCGATTACTATTTTATTTGCCATTCCCCCTGCCATATCGGGTGCCTTTTTTGCACTCGCCTTAACAGGTGAAATGTTAAACCTCTTCAGCATGATTGGACTCATCCTTCTTATGGGTCTTGTGGCTAAAAACTCAATCTTACTTGTCGACCATGCCATGCTTGCGATGCGGGAACACGGTATGAAAAGAGATGAAGCTATCTTTGATGCGGGTGCAAAACGATTAAGACCCATCCTTATGACTTCACTTGCAATGATTGCAGGAACTCTTCCGATTGCACTTGGAATTGGTGAGGCATCGAAATCGAGAACTGCCATGGGAATTGCCATCATTGGGGGACTCATCTTATCCACTCTCATCACACTCATTGTGGTGCCAGCAGTGTTTGGTTATATCGACAGACTTCGAGAAAAGATCGAAGGTGCCTTTCGTCCAGAATACGAAATCCGACCAGAAGACTTGGAAGATTGA
- a CDS encoding PilZ domain-containing protein has translation MSSERRIYKRLSEKVHLTYRVIQSGAGSAQFLPNDKGEGDSQDISEGGLLFRTKEPMPLGTRLELELRFPDVKYVLYPKAKVVRLEEFGEGAFYEVGLEFNQIFEDDHKLLLEHIKKLEV, from the coding sequence ATGTCTAGTGAACGTCGCATCTACAAACGTCTCTCCGAAAAAGTCCATCTCACCTACCGAGTGATCCAGTCGGGTGCAGGATCAGCGCAATTCCTTCCCAATGATAAAGGAGAAGGAGACTCACAAGACATCTCAGAAGGTGGCCTTCTCTTCCGAACAAAAGAGCCCATGCCACTCGGAACTAGACTGGAGTTAGAGCTTCGATTTCCTGATGTAAAGTATGTATTGTATCCAAAAGCAAAAGTCGTTCGTTTAGAAGAATTTGGAGAAGGTGCTTTCTATGAAGTGGGACTTGAGTTCAATCAAATATTCGAAGATGATCACAAACTTCTACTCGAACATATCAAAAAATTGGAAGTTTGA
- a CDS encoding sensor histidine kinase, with protein MNSKRLSISNVTSYQLVKRNEILQKWFRDSYDPISLVAVYSEILNKLYLLGFAYTFAYAQSVYLEWGKEDLTNCYLSSIQLVLSLGLVGISFLYQNVTQTITRLVRFSFFLIVIVEMETGFRDPNIPYFDPRNWLTIIALIGTSLFFYPGLVWQFIMEWSLVFVMYLVRVFSRHGSSLPLETWKEMSTIVPLFMVSFFLNHWWFQTRYIAAYRGMLLEQKRRTFFQDIHDSLGSKLTDLFLLSQSMEQNPNQVTVAQIQKTKELASEALQSLRRQVKEEDEREILQESLIDGIHLLVKKRYKHLGREISIQLSSIDREMNIQIKEPEHAHHLLQILKEITTNDLRHGHGKTICYVALTDACLIIHFYPEANFETMSLLERASRQSKRDFSPSNDPMDGGLGVKGIEERIRLLQGEVKFVHSPFQILITLPKSLFLI; from the coding sequence TTGAATTCCAAAAGACTCTCCATTTCAAATGTAACAAGTTACCAACTGGTGAAACGAAACGAGATATTGCAAAAATGGTTTAGGGATTCGTATGACCCGATTTCCTTAGTTGCTGTTTACTCTGAAATTTTAAACAAACTTTATCTCCTAGGCTTCGCGTATACATTTGCGTATGCGCAAAGTGTATATCTGGAGTGGGGCAAAGAAGACCTAACCAATTGTTATCTTTCCTCTATACAACTGGTCTTAAGTCTTGGTCTTGTTGGAATCTCTTTTTTATATCAAAATGTAACTCAAACGATCACGAGATTAGTTCGGTTTTCTTTTTTTCTCATCGTGATCGTAGAGATGGAAACAGGGTTCCGAGATCCGAACATTCCGTATTTTGATCCAAGAAATTGGCTCACCATCATCGCACTCATTGGGACCTCTTTATTTTTTTATCCAGGTCTTGTTTGGCAATTCATCATGGAATGGTCACTTGTTTTTGTGATGTATCTGGTACGAGTTTTTTCACGTCACGGGTCTTCCCTTCCTCTAGAAACATGGAAGGAAATGTCAACAATCGTTCCTTTGTTTATGGTTTCATTTTTCTTAAACCATTGGTGGTTTCAAACTCGTTATATTGCGGCTTACCGAGGGATGTTGTTAGAACAAAAAAGGAGAACCTTTTTTCAGGACATCCACGATAGTTTGGGTTCAAAACTTACAGATTTATTTTTACTCAGTCAGTCCATGGAACAAAATCCAAACCAAGTCACAGTGGCTCAAATTCAAAAGACCAAAGAATTGGCAAGCGAAGCCTTACAATCGTTACGTAGACAAGTCAAAGAAGAAGACGAAAGAGAAATTTTACAAGAATCTCTAATTGATGGAATTCACCTTCTCGTCAAAAAAAGGTACAAACATTTAGGCCGTGAAATTTCGATTCAACTGAGTTCCATTGATCGGGAGATGAATATACAAATCAAAGAACCAGAACATGCCCATCATCTCTTGCAAATTCTAAAAGAAATTACAACTAACGATTTACGGCATGGACATGGGAAAACAATCTGTTATGTGGCCCTTACCGATGCATGCCTTATCATCCATTTTTATCCAGAAGCCAATTTTGAAACGATGTCTCTCTTGGAAAGAGCGAGCAGGCAATCGAAACGTGATTTTAGTCCATCGAATGATCCCATGGACGGTGGCCTCGGTGTCAAAGGAATCGAAGAACGAATTCGATTGTTACAAGGAGAAGTAAAGTTTGTCCATTCGCCTTTCCAAATTTTGATTACACTTCCGAAGTCGTTATTTCTTATATGA
- a CDS encoding response regulator, protein MNQILVGFIEDNPDYASSLTEVLSTKENLSFVTWNSAESFFANPPKQELDLLVLDIGLPGQSGIDVLKQYHTMEGRKSLVISALQSDDVIFSAIQSGASGYIWKSELDSFWDTIQTILEGGSVISPSIATKVLLAFRNTKPSQSKEGKPNKSKETNVLEILTPRERQILELIIEGDSPHQIAQFFGTTVGTVRQQIKTIYKKLQVNTRVQMIKKARLFGIF, encoded by the coding sequence ATGAATCAAATTCTCGTTGGTTTCATCGAAGACAATCCTGATTATGCGTCTTCTCTGACAGAAGTATTGTCCACAAAGGAAAATCTTTCCTTTGTGACCTGGAATTCAGCAGAGTCTTTTTTTGCAAATCCTCCTAAACAAGAATTGGATCTTTTGGTTTTAGACATTGGTCTTCCTGGACAGAGTGGGATTGATGTGTTAAAACAATACCATACGATGGAAGGTAGAAAGAGTCTTGTGATCTCCGCCTTACAATCAGATGATGTTATTTTTTCTGCCATCCAATCAGGAGCTTCAGGTTATATTTGGAAATCGGAACTCGACTCTTTTTGGGATACCATCCAAACCATACTTGAGGGAGGCAGTGTGATCTCCCCATCCATAGCGACTAAAGTTCTACTTGCGTTTCGCAACACAAAACCTAGTCAAAGTAAAGAAGGAAAACCAAACAAGAGCAAAGAGACAAACGTTTTGGAAATTCTAACTCCCAGAGAGCGGCAAATTTTGGAGCTCATCATAGAAGGAGATAGTCCTCACCAAATCGCTCAGTTTTTTGGAACCACTGTGGGAACTGTGAGACAACAGATCAAAACGATCTATAAAAAACTCCAAGTCAACACAAGAGTCCAAATGATCAAAAAAGCCAGGTTATTCGGAATTTTTTGA
- the meaB gene encoding methylmalonyl Co-A mutase-associated GTPase MeaB produces the protein MDQENKDSQKTNRSTDKEVAKSALSVNPGVADAPAISPYIQEQRKSLSRKETTPESLAEGILTGNRTALSKAITLVESNLEEHNDKAQAILELVMPKVGNSIRIGITGVPGVGKSTFIESFGSYILEQNRKLAVLAIDPSSQRTRGSILGDKTRMEVLSKSEHAFIRPSPSSGSLGGVARKTRESMYLCEAAGFDTIIIETVGVGQSETQVHSMVDFFLLLMLAGAGDELQGIKRGIMEMADLIAINKADGPNEAYVTRARAEYESALHLFPAPESKWTPRATTCSGLGGKGIDEIWKLILDYISTTKTNGYYAKNREDQTKTWFEESLREAVLDQFFATEGKKEAIQLSESKLMSGKSTLLREIKTLLGK, from the coding sequence ATGGATCAGGAAAACAAAGACTCACAGAAAACAAATCGTTCGACTGACAAAGAAGTGGCGAAGTCTGCTCTCTCTGTCAATCCTGGTGTTGCGGATGCTCCTGCCATCTCTCCTTACATCCAAGAACAACGAAAGTCCCTCTCTAGAAAAGAAACCACGCCAGAATCTCTCGCAGAAGGAATCTTAACGGGAAACCGAACTGCCCTCTCGAAAGCCATCACCCTTGTGGAAAGTAATCTGGAGGAGCATAATGACAAAGCCCAAGCCATTTTGGAGCTTGTGATGCCAAAGGTAGGAAACTCCATCCGCATCGGAATTACTGGTGTTCCCGGTGTGGGAAAATCCACTTTCATTGAAAGTTTTGGAAGTTACATCCTCGAACAAAACCGAAAACTCGCAGTGCTCGCCATTGACCCAAGTAGCCAGCGTACTAGAGGCTCTATCCTTGGGGATAAAACGAGAATGGAAGTTTTGTCTAAATCCGAACATGCCTTCATCCGTCCTTCGCCTAGCAGTGGTTCGCTTGGAGGAGTGGCACGAAAAACAAGAGAAAGTATGTATCTCTGTGAAGCGGCAGGATTTGATACCATTATCATTGAAACGGTGGGTGTCGGCCAATCGGAAACCCAAGTCCACTCCATGGTGGATTTCTTTTTGTTACTGATGCTTGCCGGTGCAGGAGACGAACTCCAAGGGATCAAACGGGGGATTATGGAGATGGCAGATCTCATTGCCATCAACAAAGCCGATGGTCCGAATGAAGCCTATGTCACTCGCGCGAGAGCCGAGTATGAATCCGCTCTTCATCTTTTCCCAGCTCCCGAATCCAAATGGACTCCTCGTGCCACGACTTGCAGTGGGCTTGGAGGAAAGGGAATCGATGAAATTTGGAAGCTAATCTTGGATTATATCTCTACCACAAAAACAAATGGCTATTATGCGAAAAATAGAGAAGACCAAACCAAAACTTGGTTTGAAGAATCCTTACGGGAAGCCGTGTTAGATCAGTTTTTTGCGACAGAAGGGAAAAAAGAAGCGATCCAACTCTCTGAATCCAAATTGATGAGTGGAAAATCCACACTCCTTCGAGAAATCAAGACCCTTCTCGGGAAATAA
- the scpA gene encoding methylmalonyl-CoA mutase: MKKPNFATTPLSFSAPKPDPKSISLWQTAEGISIQSRYQPSDLEGMEHLNYAAGIPPYLRGPYSTMYVNKPWTIRQYAGFSTAEESNAFYRRNLAAGQKGLSVAFDLATHRGYDSDHERVVGDVGKAGVAIDSVLDMKILFDQIPLDQMSVSMTMNGAVIPVLAFYIVAAEEQGVTRDKLSGTIQNDILKEFMVRNTYIYPPKHSMKIIADIFGYTSKYMPKFNSISISGYHMQEAGATADLELAYTLADGWEYIKTGIASGLSVDEFAPRLSFFWAIGMNHFMEIAKMRAGRLLWAKIVNQFQPKSTKSLALRTHCQTSGWSLTEQDPFNNVGRTCIEAMAAALGHTQSLHTNALDEAIALPTDFSARIARNTQIYLQEETNIHRVIDPWGGSFYVEKLTNDLVHKAWDLITEVQKLGGMAEAIETGIPKMRIEEASARKQARIDSGKDVIVGVNRFRLDKEAPLDILDIDNTAVRLAQIKRLEQMKKERDNTAVVAALNAITKCAETGNGNLLELAVDAARKRASLGEISYAMEKVFGRYKAVIRSISGVYSSEISEDKGYIEARGLADEFAKLEGRRPRIMVAKMGQDGHDRGAKVISTSFADMGFDVDIGPLFQTPAEVAKQVVENDCHILGVSSLAAGHKTLVPQVIEELKKLGAEDVLVVVGGVIPAQDYDFLYKSGATAIFGPGTVISEAAKQILNLLLGERRAA, encoded by the coding sequence ATGAAGAAACCTAATTTTGCAACTACCCCACTTTCTTTTAGCGCCCCAAAACCAGACCCAAAGTCTATCTCACTTTGGCAAACAGCAGAAGGGATCTCCATCCAATCCCGTTACCAACCTAGTGATTTGGAGGGAATGGAACACCTAAACTACGCGGCGGGAATTCCTCCTTACTTACGCGGGCCTTATTCCACCATGTATGTGAACAAACCTTGGACCATCCGCCAATACGCAGGATTTTCCACGGCAGAAGAATCCAATGCCTTTTATCGCAGAAACTTGGCTGCAGGACAAAAGGGACTTTCCGTTGCTTTTGACCTTGCGACGCACAGAGGCTATGATTCCGACCACGAACGAGTGGTGGGAGACGTAGGAAAAGCGGGTGTTGCGATTGATTCTGTCCTTGACATGAAGATTCTCTTCGACCAAATCCCTCTCGACCAAATGTCAGTTTCCATGACCATGAACGGTGCTGTGATCCCTGTGCTTGCCTTCTACATCGTGGCGGCAGAAGAACAAGGGGTAACACGAGACAAACTTTCTGGCACCATCCAAAATGATATTTTGAAAGAGTTTATGGTGCGTAACACTTACATCTACCCACCCAAACATTCGATGAAAATCATTGCGGACATCTTTGGTTACACATCGAAGTACATGCCAAAGTTTAACTCCATCTCCATCTCTGGCTACCATATGCAAGAAGCTGGTGCCACTGCTGATTTGGAACTTGCCTATACACTCGCCGATGGTTGGGAATACATCAAAACAGGGATTGCTTCCGGGCTTTCCGTAGATGAATTTGCACCTCGCCTCTCTTTCTTTTGGGCGATTGGGATGAACCATTTTATGGAAATTGCCAAGATGCGTGCGGGGCGTCTGCTTTGGGCCAAAATCGTAAACCAATTCCAACCGAAATCGACAAAGTCTTTGGCGCTACGAACCCACTGCCAAACGTCTGGTTGGTCCCTCACAGAACAAGACCCATTCAATAACGTGGGAAGAACTTGTATCGAAGCCATGGCAGCAGCGCTTGGTCACACCCAATCACTTCACACAAATGCTTTGGATGAAGCGATTGCTCTTCCAACCGACTTCTCTGCAAGGATTGCTCGTAACACTCAGATTTACTTACAAGAAGAAACCAACATCCACCGTGTCATCGACCCTTGGGGTGGATCCTTTTATGTGGAAAAACTCACAAATGATTTAGTTCATAAAGCATGGGATCTCATCACCGAAGTACAAAAATTAGGTGGTATGGCAGAGGCAATTGAGACGGGTATTCCAAAGATGCGCATCGAAGAAGCATCGGCAAGAAAACAAGCTCGTATCGACTCCGGAAAGGATGTAATTGTCGGAGTGAACCGATTCCGTTTGGATAAGGAAGCTCCCCTTGATATTTTAGACATCGATAACACTGCAGTTCGACTCGCTCAAATCAAACGACTCGAACAAATGAAAAAAGAACGTGACAACACAGCCGTTGTAGCTGCGTTAAATGCTATCACGAAATGTGCAGAAACTGGAAATGGAAACTTACTCGAACTCGCAGTGGATGCCGCACGCAAACGTGCCTCTCTCGGTGAAATTTCTTACGCAATGGAAAAAGTATTCGGGAGGTATAAAGCTGTGATCAGGTCCATCTCGGGAGTGTACTCCTCAGAAATTTCTGAAGACAAAGGTTATATCGAAGCGAGAGGTCTTGCCGACGAATTTGCCAAACTCGAAGGACGACGCCCAAGAATTATGGTTGCCAAAATGGGACAAGATGGCCATGACCGTGGCGCGAAGGTGATCTCCACCAGTTTTGCCGATATGGGGTTTGACGTTGATATCGGGCCTCTTTTCCAAACACCTGCGGAAGTTGCCAAACAAGTGGTCGAAAACGACTGCCACATCCTGGGAGTTTCTTCCCTTGCAGCAGGACATAAAACCTTGGTTCCGCAAGTGATCGAAGAATTAAAAAAACTGGGAGCTGAAGATGTGCTCGTGGTTGTGGGTGGGGTCATCCCAGCTCAGGACTATGACTTCCTCTACAAATCAGGTGCTACAGCGATTTTTGGACCAGGGACTGTGATTTCGGAAGCCGCAAAACAAATCCTCAATTTGTTACTCGGCGAACGAAGAGCCGCCTAA
- a CDS encoding methylmalonyl-CoA mutase family protein gives MNEFLFSDFPEVSTEDWKNQILKDLKGNPWDKVTWETEEGFKIEPFYRKEDLSVLPRVFKRTHGWKVTETVTSETETKTLATKGVDAAILVSHEENGKHYGCKISSSSDLESLANSMGALPLVVSLATRTPQFTDSLKQLTSSHNTVLGDFDPYGTALLCGELGCEEGSLGKNFQSLSGTKGFSGVGIHSLYLRDSGASIGQELAYSLSWGVDYLGQHLDAGVSVEDAASNLWFWMGIGSDYFTEIAKFRAMRILWTEILNAYKPGLGETYPALILAQTSNFQYTAYDPYVNMLRGTTAAMSAVIGGADFVTVSPFDSEYTAKQEFGKRIARNAQLLLRYESFLDKVEDPASGSYYLEILTKKLSETAWEKFQTVERDGGFAASLKKGTIQTEIKARASKKREALATKKEILLGTNQYPLPSERHAELKEALVETEKRLSYSGKSTYERLVPLRLSYEFDKWRNKTDLYVASGNKAPKVFLLTIGDLTMRKARAGFSSNFIGCLGYEIIDNLGFSSVKEGVTKANELGSDIVVLCSSDEEYATYLPEFAKEMSTELPNAWKLLAGYPKDLVSQAESLGIDDFIHMKRNLVGFMEKAQTKWIGK, from the coding sequence TTGAACGAATTTTTATTTTCAGACTTCCCCGAAGTATCCACTGAGGATTGGAAAAACCAAATCCTAAAAGACCTAAAAGGGAACCCTTGGGACAAAGTGACCTGGGAAACCGAAGAAGGTTTTAAGATTGAACCTTTTTATCGCAAAGAAGACCTCTCCGTTTTGCCGAGAGTGTTCAAACGAACACATGGGTGGAAGGTAACAGAAACTGTCACTTCTGAAACCGAAACAAAAACTCTCGCTACCAAAGGTGTTGATGCAGCAATCCTAGTTTCACACGAAGAAAATGGGAAACACTACGGATGTAAGATTTCCTCTTCTTCTGATTTAGAATCCCTTGCAAACTCAATGGGAGCTTTACCCCTCGTTGTTTCCCTTGCCACTCGCACTCCACAGTTCACTGACTCTTTGAAACAACTGACATCTTCGCATAACACAGTGCTAGGAGATTTTGACCCTTATGGAACAGCCCTTCTCTGCGGAGAACTTGGATGTGAAGAAGGAAGCTTGGGAAAAAACTTCCAATCCCTCTCGGGAACCAAAGGGTTCTCGGGTGTGGGCATTCATAGTTTGTATTTACGGGATTCAGGTGCCTCCATTGGCCAAGAACTTGCCTATTCCCTTTCTTGGGGAGTTGATTACCTAGGCCAACATTTGGATGCGGGAGTGTCTGTCGAAGATGCGGCATCAAACCTATGGTTCTGGATGGGGATTGGATCTGACTATTTCACTGAGATCGCCAAATTTCGTGCAATGCGAATCCTTTGGACAGAGATTCTCAATGCCTACAAACCTGGCCTTGGAGAAACATACCCAGCCCTTATCCTTGCCCAAACTTCGAACTTCCAATACACGGCGTATGATCCTTACGTGAATATGTTACGGGGAACAACAGCTGCCATGTCCGCAGTGATTGGAGGAGCGGACTTCGTTACCGTTTCTCCTTTTGATTCTGAATACACCGCAAAACAAGAGTTTGGAAAGCGCATCGCAAGAAACGCACAACTCCTCCTCCGATACGAATCCTTCCTAGACAAAGTGGAAGACCCTGCTTCTGGTTCTTACTACCTGGAAATTCTCACAAAAAAACTCTCTGAAACGGCTTGGGAAAAATTCCAGACCGTCGAAAGAGATGGAGGTTTTGCTGCTTCTTTGAAAAAAGGAACCATCCAAACTGAAATCAAGGCGCGTGCTTCCAAAAAAAGAGAAGCCCTTGCTACCAAAAAAGAAATCCTCCTAGGAACGAACCAATACCCTCTTCCCTCTGAGAGACATGCAGAACTCAAAGAGGCTTTGGTAGAAACAGAAAAACGACTATCTTATTCTGGTAAGTCAACTTATGAACGTTTGGTGCCACTTCGTCTCTCTTATGAATTCGACAAGTGGAGAAACAAAACCGACTTATATGTTGCGTCTGGGAATAAAGCACCAAAGGTATTTTTACTGACCATTGGCGACCTTACCATGCGGAAAGCTCGTGCAGGTTTTAGTTCCAACTTCATCGGTTGCCTAGGATATGAGATCATTGATAACCTTGGATTCTCTTCCGTCAAGGAAGGAGTCACCAAAGCAAATGAGCTTGGGTCGGATATCGTTGTCCTTTGTTCGTCTGACGAAGAATATGCGACCTACCTTCCCGAATTTGCCAAGGAAATGTCGACCGAGCTTCCAAACGCATGGAAACTCCTCGCGGGTTACCCAAAAGACCTAGTGAGCCAAGCAGAATCCCTAGGCATCGACGACTTCATCCACATGAAACGTAACCTCGTCGGGTTTATGGAAAAAGCCCAAACCAAATGGATCGGGAAATAA